A genomic region of Enterococcus sp. 12C11_DIV0727 contains the following coding sequences:
- a CDS encoding PTS sugar transporter subunit IIC, protein MKNSANAKESIVNRLNDVLSPFANKIGNQRHLKAVSTGMMFGLPFIVIGSFFLIFANPPINMEQYDPAHAGLFMKFLAVWKDFAVANYDMITAPYNLTMGIIGLISVFGIAYSLSNEYKLNAAMNGMVSMVTYLLVCTPVKEGTISLAYLGTNGLFVAIILGLLVVEVSRFFEVKNIKISLPDTVPPMVVTFINTLIPLLTNIVLFYGLNLVFLGLIDQTFPDAVMSVLTPAVNIAGSLGGLLLIVTLGNVLWLFGINGSSIIFPIVFTLGVAQTGLNAEQAANGEAMTHLMNLQMFRISVLGGAGNTLGLVLLMMFSKVPQYRTIGKLSFVPGICSINEPVIFGLPIVFNPILGIPFLIMPVISLFLTYFAQKIGMISLGFIVDPSFTPFFAQAYLATMDWRNIVFYVFLVVLSMVVYYPFFKVFEKNQTKLVDEVL, encoded by the coding sequence ATGAAAAATTCAGCGAATGCGAAAGAATCTATTGTAAATCGATTAAATGATGTTTTAAGTCCGTTTGCCAATAAAATCGGTAATCAACGGCACCTTAAAGCAGTGTCTACTGGAATGATGTTTGGGTTACCGTTTATCGTGATTGGTTCTTTTTTCCTGATATTCGCTAATCCGCCGATTAATATGGAGCAGTATGATCCTGCACATGCAGGACTGTTTATGAAATTTTTGGCTGTTTGGAAAGATTTTGCTGTTGCTAATTATGATATGATCACCGCACCCTACAATCTGACGATGGGGATCATTGGCTTGATTAGTGTTTTTGGGATAGCGTACTCTTTATCAAATGAGTACAAACTAAATGCTGCAATGAATGGTATGGTCAGTATGGTAACATACTTGCTCGTTTGTACACCTGTTAAAGAAGGAACGATATCGTTAGCCTACTTAGGAACAAACGGTTTGTTTGTAGCTATTATCTTAGGACTTTTAGTCGTTGAAGTTAGCCGTTTTTTTGAAGTGAAAAATATTAAGATTTCGCTGCCTGATACAGTACCGCCAATGGTTGTGACATTTATCAATACATTGATTCCTTTATTGACGAATATTGTGCTTTTTTATGGCTTGAATTTGGTTTTCTTAGGGCTGATCGATCAAACATTCCCTGATGCCGTCATGTCTGTGTTGACTCCAGCCGTTAATATTGCAGGAAGTTTAGGTGGTTTACTGTTAATCGTCACTCTAGGCAATGTTTTGTGGCTATTTGGAATCAATGGATCATCGATCATTTTTCCAATCGTCTTTACGCTGGGAGTGGCCCAAACTGGTTTGAATGCAGAACAAGCTGCCAATGGAGAAGCAATGACACATTTGATGAACTTGCAGATGTTTCGGATCTCTGTTTTAGGCGGGGCTGGAAATACGCTAGGCTTAGTTCTTTTGATGATGTTTAGCAAAGTGCCGCAATATCGAACGATTGGGAAATTATCTTTCGTTCCAGGAATTTGTTCGATCAATGAACCAGTTATTTTCGGATTGCCAATTGTGTTTAATCCGATTTTAGGAATTCCCTTTCTGATCATGCCAGTCATTTCGCTATTTTTAACCTATTTTGCTCAAAAAATCGGGATGATATCGCTTGGGTTTATCGTTGATCCATCATTTACTCCATTTTTTGCTCAAGCATACCTGGCAACGATGGATTGGCGGAATATTGTTTTTTATGTATTTTTAGTTGTTTTAAGCATGGTGGTTTATTATCCATTCTTCAAAGTTTTTGAAAAAAATCAAACGAAATTAGTAGATGAAGTGTTATAA
- a CDS encoding MurR/RpiR family transcriptional regulator — protein MNIDSLAEKYQLNKTEVQILRYMAEHRQELKNLGIREIAKQSFVSTATVINMAKKMNFTGYSELVFYISKFNLSQERLENHDVITTYGEAFLSLLKKYHDKNIMILGSGFSQNLANYFSEYLNLYGFRATSNSHLEFLRASHQDDVLLIFISNSGNTGRMFELAEIAQANELESICFVGNDQSTISKLSTLSISTNTYSPSSHQDFYPQLFFGTVLIQFELLMSYTLQNLQ, from the coding sequence GTGAATATCGATAGTCTTGCAGAAAAATACCAATTGAATAAAACTGAGGTTCAAATTTTAAGGTATATGGCTGAGCATCGCCAAGAATTAAAGAATTTAGGTATTCGAGAAATTGCGAAACAAAGTTTTGTATCCACGGCTACGGTCATTAATATGGCTAAAAAGATGAATTTTACAGGTTATAGTGAATTGGTTTTTTATATTAGCAAATTCAACCTTAGCCAAGAACGGCTTGAAAACCATGATGTGATCACAACTTATGGTGAAGCCTTTTTGTCGTTATTAAAAAAGTACCACGATAAAAACATCATGATTTTAGGTTCTGGTTTCTCACAAAACTTAGCCAATTACTTTTCTGAATACTTGAATCTTTATGGATTTAGGGCTACTTCTAATAGTCATTTAGAATTTTTAAGAGCGAGTCACCAAGATGATGTTCTGTTGATTTTCATCAGTAATTCCGGTAATACCGGTAGAATGTTTGAACTAGCAGAAATCGCTCAAGCCAATGAACTAGAAAGCATTTGCTTTGTCGGCAATGATCAATCGACCATCAGCAAACTGTCCACACTTTCTATCAGTACAAATACTTATTCTCCGAGCTCCCATCAAGATTTTTACCCTCAGCTATTTTTTGGTACAGTTCTAATTCAATTTGAATTATTAATGAGTTACACACTTCAAAATTTACAGTAG
- the serC gene encoding 3-phosphoserine/phosphohydroxythreonine transaminase: MKTVYNFSAGPAVLPKSVLEKAQSELVNYENSGMSVMELSHRSSLFESIIENAETLLRELMTIPDNYKVLFLQGGASTQFTMVPLNLAQNKKAVYVNTGSWAQKAISEAKKITNVDVQVIASSEDKNFTYIPEIHKEDIPQDAAYVHITTNNTIEGTTIYQLPETGDVPIVADMSSNILSIDYNVADFGLIYAGAQKNIGPAGLTVVIVRDDLIGQADVLSAMLDYDIHAKNGSMYNTPPTYSIYMAKLVFEWIKEQGAVRQMEKQNKEKAAILYDAIDASPLFSSPVTPKDRSINNIPFITGSDELDKKFNQEALAAGFENLKGHRSVGGMRASLYNAFPKEGVIALVDLMKKFEAENGGTK; this comes from the coding sequence ATGAAAACTGTTTACAATTTTTCAGCAGGTCCCGCCGTTTTACCTAAAAGTGTATTGGAAAAAGCACAATCCGAATTGGTGAATTATGAGAACAGCGGTATGTCCGTGATGGAGTTGAGTCATCGTTCCTCCCTTTTTGAATCGATCATTGAAAATGCTGAAACCTTACTCAGAGAATTAATGACTATTCCTGATAATTATAAAGTGCTCTTTTTACAAGGAGGCGCCAGTACGCAATTTACTATGGTTCCTTTAAACTTGGCGCAAAATAAAAAAGCTGTATATGTTAATACTGGTTCATGGGCGCAAAAAGCAATTAGTGAAGCCAAAAAAATCACGAATGTCGATGTTCAAGTCATCGCTTCAAGTGAAGATAAAAATTTTACCTATATTCCTGAAATCCACAAAGAAGATATTCCACAAGATGCAGCTTACGTTCATATTACGACCAATAATACGATCGAAGGGACTACAATTTATCAGTTGCCTGAGACAGGTGATGTACCAATTGTGGCCGATATGTCTTCAAATATTTTATCAATTGATTATAATGTAGCTGATTTTGGCTTGATTTACGCTGGAGCGCAAAAAAATATTGGGCCAGCTGGACTGACCGTTGTGATTGTTCGTGATGATTTGATTGGGCAAGCAGATGTTCTTAGCGCCATGTTAGATTATGACATCCATGCGAAAAATGGCTCAATGTACAATACACCACCAACCTATAGCATCTACATGGCAAAACTTGTCTTTGAATGGATCAAAGAACAAGGCGCCGTTCGTCAAATGGAAAAACAAAATAAAGAAAAAGCAGCGATTTTATATGATGCCATCGATGCTTCACCTTTATTTTCTTCACCTGTAACGCCTAAAGACCGTTCAATCAACAATATTCCATTCATTACAGGAAGCGATGAACTAGATAAAAAATTCAACCAAGAAGCCTTAGCAGCAGGTTTTGAAAACTTAAAAGGTCACCGTTCTGTAGGTGGTATGCGCGCTAGTTTATATAACGCCTTTCCTAAAGAGGGTGTTATAGCTTTAGTTGATTTGATGAAAAAATTTGAAGCAGAAAACGGAGGCACAAAATAG
- a CDS encoding phosphoglycerate dehydrogenase codes for MYDIKTFNAIAPVGLARFNEENFTINQSNSPAGIILRSEKLHDYAFPASVLAVARAGAGTNNVPVKQCTEDGIVVFNTPGANANAVKELVIACLLLSVRPILKGSNWVQTLTGTDTEEQAEAQKKQFAGTELEGKKLGVIGLGAIGAMVANDAYRLGMEVTGFDPFVSVDTAWSISRRVKRAQSMDEVLKTCDFVTVHVPLSENTHHLIGKKQLAQMKENAVLLNFARGELVETTAVIEALDSGEISNFVTDFADERLLHNDKILVLPHLGASTEEAEINCAKMAARTLKKFLETGNIKRSVNFPTVEMAFNSPFRFTIVHRNVPNMLGQISTEIANLEINIDTMINRSRDDYAYTIVDIAETDEAKINAAAEKIQAAENIIRVRTIKNTEAVSY; via the coding sequence ATGTATGATATTAAAACATTCAATGCAATTGCACCTGTTGGTTTAGCTCGTTTTAACGAAGAGAACTTTACGATCAATCAATCAAATTCTCCTGCTGGAATTATCTTACGCAGTGAAAAACTCCATGATTATGCCTTTCCCGCTTCTGTTCTAGCTGTCGCTCGTGCAGGTGCAGGAACGAATAATGTTCCCGTTAAACAATGTACCGAAGACGGTATTGTGGTTTTCAATACTCCAGGAGCCAATGCCAATGCTGTAAAAGAGTTGGTTATTGCCTGCTTGCTTTTATCTGTTCGCCCGATTTTAAAAGGCTCTAATTGGGTTCAAACGTTGACAGGAACAGACACTGAAGAACAAGCCGAAGCACAGAAAAAACAGTTTGCTGGTACTGAATTAGAAGGCAAAAAACTAGGTGTGATCGGTCTTGGCGCGATTGGCGCTATGGTTGCTAACGATGCCTATCGCTTAGGTATGGAAGTGACTGGATTCGATCCTTTCGTTTCTGTTGATACTGCTTGGAGCATTTCGCGCCGTGTTAAACGAGCACAAAGCATGGATGAAGTCTTGAAAACCTGTGACTTTGTGACTGTTCACGTTCCTTTATCTGAAAATACCCATCATTTGATTGGTAAAAAACAATTAGCACAAATGAAAGAAAATGCTGTTTTGCTGAATTTTGCTCGTGGTGAATTAGTAGAAACTACTGCTGTGATCGAAGCTCTTGATAGTGGAGAAATCAGCAATTTTGTGACTGACTTCGCTGATGAACGGTTATTACACAATGACAAAATCTTAGTCTTACCTCATCTAGGTGCTTCTACAGAAGAAGCTGAAATCAACTGTGCCAAAATGGCCGCACGTACGTTGAAAAAATTCTTAGAAACAGGAAATATCAAACGTTCTGTCAATTTTCCAACTGTAGAAATGGCCTTTAATTCACCATTCCGTTTTACGATCGTGCATAGAAATGTTCCGAACATGCTAGGACAAATCTCAACAGAAATCGCAAATTTAGAAATCAATATCGATACGATGATCAACCGCAGTCGTGATGATTACGCCTATACGATTGTTGATATTGCTGAAACAGATGAAGCAAAAATCAATGCTGCCGCTGAGAAAATTCAAGCTGCTGAAAATATCATCCGCGTACGCACAATCAAAAATACTGAGGCGGTGAGCTATTAA
- a CDS encoding DUF1015 domain-containing protein, whose translation MVMIHPFKSIRPATEFSEKIATLPYDVLNSAEARELGANNPYSYLHIDKAEIDLPETLSPYDDQVYEKAANNLQTFLQKQWLIQDDQPLLYLYELTMNGRAQTGLVTCTSITDYTNGRIKKHEFTRPEKEVDRIRHIEACDANTSPIFLTYRRNEQIQTVTDEWKKTYKPVYDFTSFHEVTHRVWLIDQPEVIDQLVTAFAQDVAALYIADGHHRTESAVKVGQKKKSAQPNATDTAEFNYFLSVIFPKEELEILDYNRVVNVPIEANFFERLSVNFSVTKTETGKPDQPKMFGMYLDGQWYTLTAKESLLSDDPVDGLDVSLLQNHVFAEIFDIQDVRTDKRIDFVGGIRGMKELEQLVDSGTWTAAFAIYPTTMDDLLNVADAGKIMPPKSTWFEPKLLSGLFVHDLETNDV comes from the coding sequence ATGGTTATGATTCATCCTTTTAAGAGTATTCGCCCAGCAACTGAATTCAGTGAAAAAATCGCTACATTACCCTATGATGTTTTGAATTCTGCTGAGGCACGAGAGCTCGGTGCAAATAATCCTTATTCTTATTTGCATATCGATAAAGCAGAAATCGATTTACCAGAGACACTTTCTCCCTATGATGATCAAGTTTATGAGAAAGCCGCCAACAATCTACAAACTTTTTTACAAAAACAATGGCTAATACAAGATGACCAGCCGCTTTTATATCTTTATGAGTTAACAATGAATGGACGTGCTCAAACAGGACTCGTAACGTGTACTTCCATCACTGATTATACGAATGGTAGAATCAAAAAACATGAATTTACCCGTCCAGAAAAAGAAGTTGACCGCATTCGCCATATTGAAGCTTGTGATGCTAATACTAGCCCGATTTTTCTAACGTATCGTCGAAATGAACAAATCCAAACAGTGACTGATGAATGGAAAAAAACGTATAAGCCAGTCTATGATTTTACTAGTTTCCATGAGGTCACTCATCGTGTTTGGCTGATCGATCAACCAGAAGTAATCGATCAACTAGTTACAGCTTTTGCCCAAGATGTAGCAGCATTATATATCGCTGATGGTCATCATCGAACAGAATCAGCGGTAAAAGTTGGCCAAAAGAAAAAATCAGCCCAACCAAATGCAACTGACACAGCCGAGTTCAACTACTTCTTATCTGTGATTTTTCCTAAAGAAGAACTGGAGATTTTAGATTATAATCGGGTTGTCAATGTTCCAATTGAAGCAAATTTCTTTGAACGTCTAAGCGTCAATTTCTCAGTTACAAAAACCGAAACAGGAAAACCTGACCAACCGAAAATGTTTGGTATGTATTTAGATGGACAATGGTATACATTGACTGCTAAAGAATCGCTTTTATCTGATGATCCTGTTGATGGTTTAGATGTTTCTTTGCTACAAAATCATGTATTTGCGGAGATTTTCGACATTCAAGATGTTCGTACCGATAAACGGATCGATTTTGTCGGTGGAATTCGTGGAATGAAAGAATTAGAACAATTAGTTGATAGTGGTACGTGGACAGCAGCTTTTGCTATTTACCCAACTACAATGGATGATTTATTAAATGTGGCCGATGCTGGAAAAATCATGCCGCCAAAATCAACGTGGTTTGAACCTAAATTATTGAGTGGATTATTTGTGCACGACCTAGAGACAAATGACGTATAA
- the proB gene encoding glutamate 5-kinase, producing MRKQLKDAKRIVIKVGTSTLIYPNGNINLSAIDQLAFTLSDLRNQGKEIILVSSGAIGVGLNKLNMDKRPPTIPEQQAVAAVGQAELMNIYNQRFLTYSQQIAQLLLTRDVIEYPESRKNVTNTMEQLLQMGIIPVINENDTVAIDELDHLTKFGDNDQLSAIVSQLIQADALIMLSDIDGFFSANPTINKEATLFSEINEINDKLLQLAGGKGSRFGTGGMYSKLKAAERVLEHNSAMVLANGQHPKIIFDILDGEMIGTLFIR from the coding sequence ATGCGAAAACAATTAAAAGATGCAAAACGAATCGTTATCAAGGTAGGAACAAGTACGTTGATCTACCCCAATGGTAATATTAATTTAAGTGCCATTGATCAATTAGCATTCACCCTATCCGATTTGCGCAACCAAGGTAAAGAAATCATCTTAGTCTCTTCTGGTGCGATCGGTGTTGGGTTGAATAAGTTAAACATGGACAAACGACCCCCGACCATTCCAGAACAACAAGCAGTGGCTGCTGTTGGACAAGCTGAACTGATGAATATTTACAATCAGCGTTTTTTGACTTATAGCCAGCAAATTGCCCAACTGCTATTAACTAGAGATGTGATCGAATATCCAGAAAGCCGAAAAAATGTGACCAATACGATGGAACAATTATTACAAATGGGCATCATTCCGGTCATTAATGAAAATGATACTGTAGCGATCGATGAATTAGATCATCTGACAAAATTTGGCGATAATGATCAGCTATCAGCTATCGTATCTCAACTGATCCAGGCAGATGCTTTGATCATGCTATCCGATATTGACGGCTTTTTCTCTGCTAATCCAACGATCAATAAAGAAGCAACACTTTTCTCTGAAATCAACGAGATCAATGATAAACTTTTACAACTAGCAGGAGGCAAAGGCAGCCGCTTTGGTACTGGTGGTATGTACAGCAAATTAAAAGCTGCAGAACGCGTTTTAGAACATAATAGCGCTATGGTTTTAGCAAACGGACAACACCCTAAGATTATTTTTGATATCTTAGATGGTGAAATGATCGGAACCTTATTTATTCGCTAG
- a CDS encoding glutamate-5-semialdehyde dehydrogenase, with protein MTDLTQLGQQAKETAYQLGLLDTKIKNDLLLHMAAELEKNTAKILLENQKDLATAKENGITETMLDRLRLTEARITEMADGIRQVATLPDPIGEVDKMWKNEDGLMIGKQRVPLGVIGIIYESRPNVTTDAASLCFKTGNAVILRGGKEAFHSNQILVTVLQQALEQKGASPFAIQFVDDTSRETAQKLMKLNDYLDVLIPRGGANLIKTVLTTATVPVIETGTGNCHVYIDKEAQLEMATNIVVNAKCQRPSVCNSAETLLIHQDVAAAFLPVIEKALNEYKVELRADERAIAIFEQAIPATEEDWETEFNDYILAVKVVDSLDEAIHHINRYNTKHSESIVSDNYFATQQFLQQVDAAAVYANASTRFTDGFVFGFGAEIGISTQKLHARGPMGLAELTSTKYIVYGDGQYRK; from the coding sequence ATGACTGATTTGACGCAACTAGGCCAACAGGCAAAAGAAACAGCTTATCAACTAGGTTTGCTGGATACAAAAATAAAAAATGATTTATTGTTGCACATGGCAGCTGAATTAGAAAAAAACACCGCTAAGATTCTACTAGAAAACCAAAAAGATCTAGCTACTGCTAAAGAAAACGGGATTACAGAGACAATGCTAGATCGTTTACGATTAACAGAAGCACGGATCACAGAAATGGCTGATGGCATCCGCCAAGTCGCAACTTTACCTGATCCAATTGGTGAAGTAGATAAAATGTGGAAAAATGAAGATGGCCTAATGATCGGCAAACAACGTGTACCACTAGGCGTGATCGGCATCATCTATGAATCTCGTCCAAACGTGACAACAGATGCGGCAAGCCTATGTTTTAAAACGGGTAATGCTGTGATTTTACGTGGTGGTAAGGAAGCATTCCACTCAAATCAAATCCTTGTTACAGTTTTACAGCAAGCTTTAGAACAAAAAGGAGCTTCGCCGTTTGCGATTCAATTTGTTGATGATACCTCTCGTGAAACAGCCCAAAAATTGATGAAATTAAATGATTATTTAGATGTTTTGATTCCACGTGGTGGCGCTAATTTGATCAAAACCGTCTTAACGACCGCGACTGTTCCGGTGATCGAAACAGGAACTGGTAATTGTCATGTCTATATTGACAAAGAGGCCCAATTAGAGATGGCTACAAATATTGTCGTCAACGCAAAATGCCAACGACCTTCTGTTTGTAATTCAGCAGAAACGTTATTGATCCATCAAGATGTGGCAGCAGCTTTCCTACCTGTGATCGAAAAGGCATTGAATGAATACAAGGTGGAATTGCGTGCGGACGAACGGGCAATAGCGATTTTTGAACAAGCGATTCCAGCTACTGAAGAAGATTGGGAAACAGAGTTTAATGATTACATTTTAGCTGTTAAAGTCGTCGATTCTTTAGATGAAGCAATTCACCATATCAATCGCTACAATACCAAACATTCTGAAAGTATCGTCAGTGATAATTATTTTGCTACACAACAATTTTTACAGCAAGTTGATGCAGCAGCCGTTTATGCTAATGCTTCAACACGGTTTACAGATGGATTTGTGTTTGGTTTTGGTGCAGAAATCGGTATTAGCACTCAGAAATTACATGCACGCGGACCAATGGGGTTAGCAGAACTGACTTCTACGAAATATATCGTTTATGGTGATGGGCAATATCGGAAATAA
- a CDS encoding winged helix-turn-helix domain-containing protein gives MYRIGVVNFEGNTSEWEQLQTIIPSEWTLIPIVEDSKDRYDLIIIVENSLKQVGEICGQLIQVKKEADSLIWIWSVVQNEMNRMVYLKLGADGVKTDSLKLEEWLLVAENALKRKKVISNLQTEKTVQESRCEGIVLNHRNRSVVVNETEEVQLTNLEYKAMDLLFKNMGKTVTYEEMYQVIWEEEESTERKFYRISNLIFHIRQKFIQETSATETIRTVRSKGYVLNV, from the coding sequence ATGTATCGTATTGGCGTAGTAAATTTCGAAGGTAATACATCGGAATGGGAACAATTACAAACGATAATACCAAGTGAGTGGACGTTGATTCCTATAGTTGAGGATTCAAAAGACAGGTATGACTTGATTATTATAGTAGAAAATAGTTTGAAACAAGTTGGGGAAATCTGTGGACAGTTGATACAGGTGAAAAAAGAAGCAGATTCTCTGATTTGGATTTGGTCAGTAGTTCAAAATGAGATGAACCGAATGGTCTATTTAAAACTTGGGGCCGATGGTGTAAAAACAGACAGCTTAAAGTTAGAAGAGTGGCTGCTGGTTGCAGAGAACGCATTAAAGCGTAAAAAGGTAATTAGCAATTTACAAACTGAAAAGACAGTTCAAGAAAGCCGTTGTGAAGGGATTGTTTTAAATCACCGAAATAGAAGTGTTGTCGTAAATGAAACTGAAGAGGTTCAATTGACTAATCTTGAGTACAAAGCCATGGACTTGCTGTTTAAAAATATGGGCAAGACTGTGACTTATGAAGAGATGTACCAAGTGATTTGGGAAGAAGAAGAGAGCACGGAGCGGAAATTTTACCGTATTAGCAATTTGATTTTCCATATTAGGCAGAAGTTTATACAAGAAACTAGTGCAACCGAAACAATTCGAACTGTACGTTCAAAAGGGTACGTGTTAAATGTGTGA
- the lepB gene encoding signal peptidase I, protein MSRKKLSYNKKKRRRKKRKIRSIQEVSKELGITFLIVLLLLFLLSRVFFTLPKNEGYGMRDELNDGDRVYVDRLGKRKRFSLIYFKQPDGNGTSIRRIIGLPEEKVSYRNDELYINDRLVVERFIQRRLVQAKIENEVITVDFDSKDILETNNGIIPQGKYLVLGDNRHYATDSRYYGLVDEQAVIGTVKLRWWPFYQIRAY, encoded by the coding sequence ATGAGTAGAAAAAAATTGTCCTATAACAAAAAAAAGCGTAGGCGTAAAAAAAGAAAGATACGCAGCATTCAAGAGGTTAGTAAGGAATTAGGCATAACGTTTTTAATAGTACTATTATTGCTCTTTTTGCTCTCTAGAGTATTTTTTACGCTACCAAAAAATGAAGGCTATGGTATGCGTGATGAGCTAAATGATGGCGATCGGGTTTATGTTGATCGGTTGGGAAAACGGAAACGTTTTTCATTGATTTATTTCAAACAGCCTGATGGAAATGGTACTTCGATTCGCCGAATTATAGGATTACCAGAAGAAAAAGTTAGTTATCGAAATGATGAACTCTATATTAATGATCGGTTGGTTGTAGAACGTTTTATACAAAGACGGCTAGTACAAGCCAAAATAGAGAACGAAGTAATCACTGTTGATTTTGATTCAAAAGACATTTTAGAAACAAACAATGGCATAATTCCGCAAGGGAAATATTTGGTACTTGGGGATAACCGACATTATGCTACCGATAGTCGTTACTATGGTTTAGTTGATGAACAAGCGGTAATTGGTACTGTAAAACTGCGCTGGTGGCCATTTTATCAAATTAGGGCATACTAA
- a CDS encoding DUF916 and DUF3324 domain-containing protein: MKKKILTWLAIILYIGVNSTFLSTTGLAAKEDGSGFTYKVIQPENQHNKEVGYFDLRMTPSQEQTVTIKMNNSSSAEITVEVALNSAKTNTNGVVEYGPSKLEKDKSLKYDFADLVKGEKTVKIPANQSVDYTLDIKMPNAQFDGAISGGIYMIQKGQTESQDAMIKNEYGYLVGMILTETDTVITPELKLNTVFAEQQNYRNAVFINYSNIAPVYLDDMTVDVQIMKKGSDEVLYDTKQNKMRMAPNSQINFPVLMNGEKMQAGDYRAHILVTAENNGKWEWEQEFKITDEEADKFNQEDVSLLQESRINWLLIIALALGGVVLIVIIFFTVRFFRQKNKKKARKKKKSGNKKR, encoded by the coding sequence ATGAAAAAGAAAATCTTAACGTGGCTGGCAATTATTCTATACATAGGGGTCAATAGTACCTTTTTATCCACAACAGGACTTGCTGCTAAAGAGGATGGCAGTGGCTTTACGTATAAAGTCATCCAGCCTGAAAATCAACATAATAAAGAAGTCGGCTATTTTGACTTACGTATGACACCAAGTCAGGAGCAAACTGTCACGATCAAAATGAACAATAGCTCCTCAGCAGAAATCACCGTAGAAGTCGCATTAAATAGTGCTAAGACTAACACAAATGGTGTCGTCGAATATGGTCCCTCTAAACTTGAAAAAGATAAATCTTTAAAATATGATTTCGCCGATCTAGTAAAAGGTGAAAAGACGGTTAAAATTCCTGCTAACCAAAGTGTTGATTATACATTAGACATAAAGATGCCCAACGCTCAATTTGACGGTGCAATTTCTGGCGGAATTTACATGATCCAAAAAGGACAAACAGAAAGCCAAGATGCCATGATCAAAAATGAGTACGGCTACTTAGTTGGCATGATTTTAACTGAAACAGATACAGTGATAACGCCAGAACTGAAGCTCAACACAGTTTTTGCCGAGCAGCAAAACTACCGTAACGCCGTTTTTATCAATTACTCAAATATAGCACCTGTTTATCTTGATGATATGACCGTTGATGTTCAAATCATGAAAAAAGGTTCGGATGAAGTACTATATGATACAAAACAAAATAAAATGAGAATGGCACCTAACTCACAAATCAATTTTCCTGTTTTGATGAATGGTGAAAAAATGCAGGCGGGCGATTATCGGGCCCATATTTTAGTCACAGCAGAAAATAACGGTAAATGGGAATGGGAACAAGAATTTAAGATCACAGATGAAGAAGCAGATAAATTTAACCAAGAAGATGTCAGTTTATTACAAGAAAGTCGAATAAATTGGCTGTTGATCATTGCATTAGCGCTAGGTGGAGTCGTACTGATAGTGATCATTTTCTTTACAGTCCGCTTCTTTAGGCAAAAGAATAAGAAAAAAGCTAGAAAGAAAAAGAAATCAGGCAACAAAAAAAGGTAA